TCCAACGCAGTAAACGTGTCAATAAACGTGACTTGTAGtcttaacatttaatattaaatgttatttaacattaatattgtttttagggcccaagcactatagggtgcgcaGGACTCTCTTCTTTTCCTGaggattgttttattctctACCGTTTTGGGCTTtttggggtcttaacatgctcaaaaactcataaaAATTTGCAGACAGGTTgtaatctgctgccattaggatgcctgggAGTCACAGGAGATTTttctgcatagctcatacacatttCACGTAGGCAGACGAATCtcagtacacatttagagctcattgagccgaaCAACTTTCGCATTTCTTAATTTTGGTCATTTGTAAAAACGCAcccgatggattttgatatactccttcTAGGGAATTTATACAATCGCCATCAAACTGGGctgatgtgatctaaagacattgaggacacaaaattgcagagggatttttaatatctcaaaCGGATCAGCCGTGATCATTTTTCAGCGtaaatttaagaatttaataaataactcGCTGTGTGacatcacgttcagtgacatcacgttcagtgacatcatagtgtgatgcttattTTTCAGCATCTGCGGCCTACTGAACACATGTACACATCACAgttaacacttacacacacgcgcacaaacacacacattacaaatgttaacactctcacactcacatagACGGACATATGTatgcatacacaaacacactcacacttcaCAGATTTTAACACTCACACTCAAACCTCTGCCTCACACGCAcgcagaaaaacacacacactaataagccacatgtctcacacacacacacacacacacacacacaccacatatcaaaacacacatcatagatgttaacacacagactcacacaccacacacacaaacatgcacaaacacatttactcgTCACGCACAGACggacacatccacacacacacacaaactaacacactcAACAAATGACATTAGCcctgtatatatagtgtgtgatgtgtgcaagttgTGCGGTGCAAGCGGGTGGCGATGGCTTTTTCGAGATCTTAACACACTGAAATAACAAACAGGTTGTGCGGTGCCCACagggtggcgatggcacagggtgcagggcacagggtgcttgtgcatcgttgcttgcaactatatttttttcataactgCTAACTTgattttttaagtgtttacatAACGGTATATAAATTTTAACCGGATTATATGGATATTATTTCTCCATACTTGGGGATGGGGAAAGGGGCGGCGAAttgttcaggtgtgcactctgCAGCATTACACCATTACCTCGCTATATCTTATTTCTTGTAAGTTGGACTGACGCAAGATTCCCATGAATTCTGATTTGACTGTTCAGACtcatacaaagaaaaaacaaattagaTCTAATTAAGGATCAGTTTAGTACTGTATgagcaacaaaaaaatcttGGCAGTGTGAACGTAGCCTAAAAGCAAAAactgactttttaaaataaataaataaataaaacatactaaTGAGATATATTGCGAATAAAAGGAATGTAAAGGCTCACCAATGGCCAGGAACAACTCGTTCACGTTCATAGCGGTCTTGGCCGAGGTCTCCATGAACAACAAGCCTGTGTCTTCAGCGTATGTGTGAGCCTCCTGTAACAGGAACGTGAAGTTTAAATAACATCCAGTCATATACCGAAATCTTCAAATATACACCGAACACACCAGGAGTTACacgatgtctgtgtgtgtaagatggcTGCCTAAAGTCACGGCTGATCGATCGGGCCATGGATTTAAAAATAGTACAGCCGGAGtggtcatacacacacacatatatattatatataaataaaaacctaatgACACAATATGCCTCTTGTATgagattattttttacatgtaacAAAATGTGGTCTGGTCTAATCTCATCTCATCTGTAAAAAGCTGGAATGATCGAATCAACCGAAGGATCCTTACTTAACTAGAATGAGTACCAGAAAAAGGCTTTTAAATTTGCTTTAGTTTATACTAGATGTGCCCGCAACTTAATCCGCGTGGAATCTGCGGAACACTTTTTTACACGCTACCGTGAAGTGAGCAGAATGAAGCTGTGAGATCACAATTTGTGAGATCACAAGcgtcatctgttgaattttgagacaAAGTAATGATTTTGCTaaggtatttttttataatatataggcgttttgcattaaaatttcaaagtagcatatcttctctatCCATAGGCCGACCGCGATGAGACAAATCCTATACGTTACCTCAAGCTCGACTAAATACACCAGTGAAAACTACAGTAAAAGAcgtttagtagtttttacgtgatgtgtgcacaaacagacagacagatttttccagattttctccctaatttagttgttttaattcctccccgtcactactCCTcaaggctcccacattaaggctaccacTATCACGCAGTCGGGAGGgatgaagactatcacgtgtttcctccgaatcaagtgacgccagccgaccgcatcttttcgaactgctcgcttacACACCGTTGGGGaaggagtaacacactcggaggctcacagacgcccctgattggctgtagagctgtgattaatgtgggagcacaaagtaactctcatccctcccctctgagagagctcggccaatcaggtCTCTCTAGCAGCATCACActcacaatctccagatgatagggcgagatAAGGCTGCACCATTTCCAAAAAttatcttgatgtgttctattacttatCATTACGTcccccaaaatattttttccataaAGACCTTCAATGTACAAATACACCaactttacaattttattacatgtaaaaataaaaacatgaaattagTATAAGATACGAATTTCTCATGaattttaaggatttttttattttgagaattCTGTCATGCCACTTACACCTTTAagtgactttatttttttggaaagtcACACAAGCCACCATAACCTTTGGATTCCCGTAATTCTCCTGAACCTATGGCCTCCTGGTCTAATAAACCAACAGCCTTATCAGTTTTTAGTAGCAAATAAACATTTCGACCTTTCCGATGTGGCTTGCTAACCAAAGCCGTGTGAGCACATTGTTGTGGAACAGCACCTCATACTCCACCAGTCTCTTATCAGCAAGGTCGGACTTATTTCCTGCCAGCGCGATGACGATGTTGGGACTCGCCTGCCTCTGGAGTTCCTTCACCCAGGCCTTTGCTCGCTCGAATGTCTCctgtaggggaaaaaaaagaaaaatgcggTGGAATATAGAAACAGATGAGGAGCAAATAAACTGTAAGGCAAAGATGCAgatctttatacagtacatatagcaCTAGCTAAAAAttgtaaatacatacagtataatattaacGAAAGCTTGACGAAGCCAGAAATACAGCTTTGCTACTCACCGGTTTTGTGATATCAAAAACGACAATGGCTGCTTGGGCTCCACGGTAGTACATGGGGGCCAGGCTGTGGTAGCGTTCCTGTCCGGCTGTGTCCCAAATCTCAAACTTGACTGTGGTGTCATCCAGGCAAACTGACTGAGCCAAGAAAGCCGCTAAAGGAAGGTCACAGAGAGGGGGGGTCACAATACTCCACTATTACTGATGCAATCGTGGACAAAATCCTGAaaccattaaatatttatattttgctgcaaaacGCTGTAGAAATCATTGgcttattttattagtttagcCTAGACCTAGTAATAGTGTAAATTAGATCCAGTCTCAGTCCATTTAatctcacactggagactgTAAGATCCACAATTGGATGCGAGTTGGTTTGGTCTGGGCCGCTGATGAGACCTATTAAGTAAAGTTATGGAATTTAAATGGAGAATGCTCATCTTCTATGTACATAAGACCTAATGTGAGTGACGAACGCTTCATGTTCTACTAGGCCTAATTATGACACATTTCAAAGGCATAAAATAAACTCAAATTCCTCAAAGAGCAAACTGAGCcgcattcttttttaattactcaGTTTCAGAAGAAAGAAGTCCCAGCTGTGGAAAAtaaacgtctcctctgcagcagaggtaaaattgggtcttgctttcctgggaaggtcttcatgagagccagtttcatcatggtgcttggtgggttttacaaatgcacttgacaaatactgttcttgcaagaactactccagaacatctgaccttcatgacttaaaataacaactgactgctgTTACATGTTTACCTAAAGCCATAGTTAGAATGCAGGAAATAAATCCAagcttgtgtccaaacttttgactggtactgtagatTAAGAAAACACTAAGCTTTTCATATTGTAGTTGATTCTTCATGACACAGCATGAGAGCAAAACAGCAATTGGCCTCAATCCAGCAAATGGTCAGAGCCTTAAGTACCTTCTGGATGAGTGCACTTTGCTTACAGTAATGACAGCTCATATATAATGGAAATTCGAGTtaatgatgaaatttcttgtgaacgAAGGTGCTCGGcgctcactgcagtcgttcgCGTGAACATTTAGTAAGTGGAATATCTGAAAATTGAAAAgacggaaaaaaataaataattaataaaaaaaaaaaaaaaaaaaaaaaaaaacacaacgaaTAACTAGCTGGAGGGAACCGTGCACACAATATGTCACTAGCACCACTTGCTCATTGCAGGACCtgacagtcctgacctcgctccaagccatttccacatattaaAGTAGTTCCAGGAGGCCAAAGTTTCAggtgtgaagcaggcagtccaatcatggctacgccatactgagaaaactttctacctggTATCTaaatggtgtccaagcactagtgaaacactgggataaatgcattagtgtagcaggggattatattgaACAATAAAGTTGCCTTTTAGTCTCATAACcgtcttctgttattctgcagaatcgaaagtcctggtttgatttgaacatccCTCCTATATTCTAGTGAAGTGGTGTTTGAATTtatagtcctttttttttttttggctcactGATGGATTAAACTATATAATATACTATCATCTGTTGATCACTATCTCAAGTCAGCTGTTTAAAGTCAATTAGCCATATTTTAACCCATTCTTTCCAGCAGAGGAATGAGAAAGTTCTTTATCAGAATGCAACATGGTTTTTATTTGCCTGCGCTTCAGGCTGTGTTGCACAGCGTCGCTTCTTTTGTATTGCACTAAGCTAATGTTGCACAACGTGTACTGGATTACTGCCGTTACTGGACTCTTGTCTACAGTTATTACAGCAATGTTACACTTCTACTGCTGCTATTTACATACTTATGCAATGTTTCaaatgtttttgcatttaatgtAATGCATATACGTACACAGAGTCATAAACACAATTTCTGTTGTTGCGGCAACAAAAAAtcttgagagagaaaaaaaacctaacaaTAACTGCCTGATGTTGTGCAAGTTCCCTTATGCAGCTGAAACAGCTCTGACCATGGACTACACACAAGACCTCTAAATAGAATTGGCATGGGAGTTCTGCAACGTGTCACTATtctcttctgtgggatcagaccagacagccTCCTTTTGCTCCCCGAGTGCATCAGTAAGCCTTCAGCCCTCATTATTATATCATCATTTCAGGTTCTAACAAGACCACCCTACATGTCCGAGTTTTTGAGATCCTCTGACCTCGTTGTCCAGCCCAAACAAAGTTGTCAAAGTTGTCCAAATGCTTAGATgtgcccatttctttcttcttcaaACACATAAATTTCAAGAACTAGCTCTTCACTTGCTGACTAATATATCTCAGAGCCCATTGTAATGGAATGATTCACATCATCTGTCGTTGTCATTTAAAGATCATTACTATAATTACTTCGTGATAGATTATTTATAGAATCAATACATTTCTGCCAGAAACATCTGTTTGATGTCTGTTTGTTGTCTGTACTGTAGATGGCTTTCCTGCACTTAAATACTAAATATGTACgtcagtaccagtcaaaagtttagacacactAAACTagaataatattgtttttttttctctttaaaactaagAGATAACACATATTgcattagataattaagtaacaacagtcagtttgcaaaacccatccaGAACAATGATGAAATTGGCTCTCGAAGATCATGCCAGAAAAGACAAGACCAAAAGtaacctctgctgcagaggagaagttcatttagagtcaccagccttagaaatcaccaattaacaaacagcacctcagattagagctgttatgaaggctttacagagcataagtagcagccacatctcaatatcaactgttcaaaggagattattgtgtattttggacgccttcaacattgttttacaacatagaattttttttaatcaggaaagaccatggagtaagaaggtgtccaaacttttgtaaccctgtactgtacatttcttaACATTTCGCAGTAAAAGTGCTCGTGTCGGTTTTCCATCATCAGCCCAGTTGTACCTCTCTCAGCTTCTCACCTCCGATGGTGGTCTCCTGGAACTCATCAAACTGGCCCTTGACAAAGCGCAGTACCAGGCTGGACTTGCCCACGGCCATGTCCCCGAGTAGCACCAGCTTAAACTGGCAAATCTTGGTTTGGGGCAGGTTCCCGTTAGTCCTGGCATTCCCACGCGTAGTCATGGTGGAGGAGGAGATGCGGGGTAGGATGGGGTTCCTCGAGGCAGCCTCAATAAACACAGTGAACCAACCGCAGGAGTGCTCTCGCAGTCTATaatcctaaaaaacaaaacaaaaaaaaaaaacgaaagagaaAAAGACTAAAGACGGTTAGTAATAAGGTTGAAAGACTTGTTACGGTATatacttattttaatttcacGTCTTATCATTTGGAAGTAAGCCATTCTGATGGACAAATAATCCTGATTAGGAGATGAACATGAACGTCTAACAAAAACGGCCTAGACGTTGACAAATGAAACTTGCCAGTTGCCAGCTATATTAAGATGCTTTGtgagaaaggaaaggaaatcGCATCACCTAGTAACACACTATTTAAGACCGCACTGCTAAACATCCTGGTCacatcagggtttttttttttcccctgccaatctttatgcttttttattagAAGCCAAAACATCTTAACTACTAAGTCAAGATACTCTACACACAGAAACCGAACAACATCCAGATTAATCTTATAACCTACTCGCTGAAGTTCTTGTTGTTTTTACggaaaagagagaaagtttgtagaaatagttaaaaggttaaaggtaaaaataagcCAGCTATATTAAGATTGAAGcccaggttgaagcccacgtacaggTCTGCCTGTCTTTCCGTACAGTAacactctctgcctaacttattaatacaaagataTAAAATGTTGTAAGGTTGAGTAACTAACACCTTGTTcacactaagttgtacttcttttattGTCAGAGAAATTACATGCCCTGTTCGGTattcggagagtgaatcacagaagAGAAATTGAagaagtagatcagataaaggtTAAGTTTTATCTTACAACGACTCCTGcatattaaaattcacttataccacttcagcgctgttattacACCAGTGGAAATAataactaatcccagtaaaaaggATATTCAGTTTACCTTTTCTAATTATCTTTTCCAttagtgcaggtgtttgtttacactgGGCAAGCAGCTTATTAGTAACTTAtgttaaagtagattattaattcCAGCAGAACTGTTCATAAAAtaacttttacttaacattctgatttcacttatggtgcaggttgaACTTCAGTCAGATATCCAAGTAGTGCAAAAGTTCCATTTAAAATCTGTCTAATCAGTTTTGCGTGATCCTGTGATATAATCTGGCACATGATTGCTCATAActtcaagtttcaagttttattgtcatctGCACAGTAAGAAACATGTTCCACCCCTACAATAAAATTCTTCATTTGCTGTCCACCAATGAATGCCACTCAAAAGTAAGAATTAAAAGCAGGATatgaaaatctggaaaaatatgaaatatttgaaaatatgaaatctatctatctatatacagtacacactgtaAACAGTAACTGTAAATAACTTTGTACTCGACATTTTGACTTTATTTATGGCGCAGGTTAAACTTTGGGCAAATACCCATAATAAGTTCTGTGACAAAATCTTTCTGGACGGACATACACATAGAAAATTCTCCAAGACTGGTTTTGGATCCTtcaatgtataaaacataaaaatatcactgagaaaaaaagttataaccaatgtacaaacaaacctttattctatttatatatgtttatattaccCATCACTTATAGATCTTGTATATAAgtcaaaaaagctaaaaaattaatacatgtaTACATCAAGAAAAGAATAGTATGATGTATGTTACATTACTATAATTTTTCGGCTCGCCACGGCGAAATACCCGGTCCGCACtacagcttggcacaggttttgcgctggatgcccttcctgacgcaaccctcctattttatccgggcttgggaccggcactgcatccagtggctggggtttgggcactggctgggaattgaactcaggccaggaatcgaacccgggccttctgcatggcaggtgaaacacctaccactgagccaccagtgccctaaacactataatattaataatattatcatatatatatatttttgccttaCTCTATATAGATATTTTGTTATAACCTGTGATGATAAAACACTTCTgaatcactttttaaattgattaaattgCTTGATAAGTCATTTTCAGAAAGGGTTACATGGACTTGTAAGCATGGCAATGAATTAGGAATTGATCTCCAATAATAAGCTATAGAAATTGTTTGGCGACACCACAGATTACGCTGGAGGAGTCCTCCCTGTCCTGCAGAGTGGGAATCATCCCTGTCCTGCACAGCGGAAGTCCTCCCTGTCCCTGTCCTACAGAGCGGGATTCCTCGCTGTCCTGTATACCTGGAGACCTCCCTGTCCTACAGAGCGGGAGTCCTCCCTGTCCTACAGAGCGGGAGTCCTCCCTGTCCTACAGAGCGGGAGTCCTCCCTGTCCTACAGAGCGGGAGTCCTCCCTGTCCTACAGAGCGGGAGACCTCCCTGTCCTACAGAGCGGGAGACCTCCCTGTCCTACAGAGCGGGAGACCTCCCTGTCCTACAGAGCGGGAGACCTCCCTGTCCTACAGAGCGGGAGACCTCCCTCTCATGCACAGCGAGAGTCCTCCCTGTCCCTGTCCTACAGAGCGGGAGTCCTCCCTGTCCTACAGAGCGGGAGTCCTCCCTGTCCTACAGAGCGGGAGTCCTCCCTGTCCTACAGAGCGGGAGTCCTCCATGTCCTACAGAGCGGGAGTCCTCCCGGTCCTGTCGAGCTGGAGCCCTCCCTGTCCTGTAGTTGACATTTTCCCTGCTCACATGCTACTTGGTCTACTTAATCatctaattaaccaatcacagggTGTGTTCGAGTAAACAGCAGCATGTGTATAAGACTAAGTGCCTGTAATGACCAGTGGACATAGAGCTCCAGTGAGACATTCCACACAGACACAATGACCTGAACTCAGTGTGATCTCTCAgtgacaccaccaccaccaccaccaccatgtccTGAACACATCCATGTGAGACACCAGAATCATCCAAGGACAGAAGACACAGATACTcgtttttaatgattaaagctATCGATATGTCTACAGATCTAATACATGGGTTTGACCGATTCAGCACGCTTGTGTTAgtaaagaggtgtgtgtgtgtgtgtgtgtgtgtgtgtgtgaccaggACACGCAGAGCGGAGCGGACCCCGACCGAGCACTTCGTCCCTCCGGCCACACAAACAAAGCGGCCCGCTGGCACAAACACCCGGGTATTTCCTCATAACCGCCTCGCTGTTCCCGACCGAACGTCTCGTTTTGAACAGACCCAGTCTCTCACATCGTTACCTGGCACAGTCGCGACGCGGTCCTGCGGTCCTCCTATGTCACAGGCGTTGAAGCAGGTTTCTTCGCGTTGTGTTGATCTATCATCTGCTCAGGCTGCCGGGACTTCCGGGAAACTCGCGCATGCGCGGACGAGCCTCTATAACGCACTAGCCCTGTTCCTCACTGTTCCTTATTTGCATTATGGGAATGGAAAGTAACTTGGATGACACTTGATACAGTATTACATAACTCCTCGTGTTACACGGGGtcatactaaatatttaaacaaatcacCCCGTGGACACGCATCTTGTCCCAGATTTAATTGATTAGCCCTAAGCATCAATTTAAACCTGTattcgtcacatatacattactgcatatcccagtgtagccatgagcagatagggttaagggccatgagcagatagggttaagggccatgagcagatagggttaatgTGTATTGCGGATCAGATAATCTTTTGTGGCAACCCCAGGCAGGGtgtattaaattgtatttaatacaattaaataagtAACTCTATGCTGCTTATTCCtctatacagggttgcagggtacaccctgaacaaagTCCCAATTAATcgcactacaagcaatttgggaatgcacgGTTTGACCGATCCAGCGTGCTTGAGTGGTGGAACTAGGACACACAAAGCGCCTCCTCCTCCCCCCGGCCACAAAAACAATGCAGCCTGCTGGCACAAACACCCAGATATTTCCTCATTAAAACTTCCTTCTTTCCGATTAACTCCTAATGACTTCGTTACCTGGAACAATTACGACGCCTTCCTGCTGTTcctgctgtcacacacacacactacaagcaattaacctaatctggaTAGATTTGAACTTCTGGTGGAAACCAGCTTACCCGGATGAAAAcctccaagcacagggagaacatgaaaactccacgtacacacacactgaggagaAACGCAAACCCTCAACACTGGAGGTGCGacacgacagtgctaaccactacgtccACCTTGCCGGCTGTTTTTAGGTATGTtccatttaaagaaaaacactgagctgcaaatttattttaaaaaggaataGACATAGCCACGGTGGCATAGTGCTTAACACTGTGGCATCACAcatccagggttgagggtttcaATCCTCCCTTGGGTCTGTGGACTCAAGTTTGAGATGACTTGTCCTTGGTGACATGGTGTATTTTCATGCTAAAGTTCAAGCTTCAAGCTGTGCGTTTCAAACAATGCTCGACTAATATTAACCTTAAAACCCAAACAGCACGGATACACGCTGGCAACACAGCATACAGGTCaatggctatatatatatatatatatatatatatatatatatatatatatatatatatatatacttatatgaAAGGTGTGCATAGCGTTTTAAGGTCTACATAGCGTAAAGTATTTCAGGGAAACATTCCCACTACCAATACCATACCAAGGCTGAACTGTTGACATCATGCAGGTTGGATCCATGTATTCGTGGTGATGGTGCCAAATTTGAACCATCACCAAGAGTACATGGATTTAACCTGCATGGAGGTGCCATTTTCTGTTCTGCCATCTAAATgtgagaacagaaaaaaaaagaataattcagTCATCGTctcttttgctttattttgtatacagggtcaaaGGGGgtctgcagcctatcccaggagacagggCACGAGGTAGGGTACACTCTGGGCAAAGTGCCAACCcatcgcagtgcacacacatacactatcgGAAATTTGTGAACGCCAACTAGCCTGGTCTGCATGTGAGAGGAAACCCGAAATGCACATACTAAagaatgagaacatgcaaactccatgcacacaccccCTGATGGGAGATGGGAaccaaacccggaccctggatgtgcaaagAGACAATGCTAACCACAAATCCACCGTGCCGCCTACAAAACCAGGCTACATTTTTGAACTCTAAAATTTCAGTTTCATGAAATCTGTTCCCACTTTATCCTCGGGTGATGGACAATATTAAACCCTTCATGAGCTTCTCTTTTGTATCCTCAGTGTTTGGCCAGTTCATGCCTTTtcagttcacttttttttaaaggggcaAATAATCGCCTTGTGGTCATCTCGCACCAGCCTGGCCATTCGACTCACACCTCTCGCATTAACAAAGTGTTCCAGTACTTAGAATTAATCTTCACTGGATGTTTAATGTCTTCCctaaccagtgtgtgtgtgagagaagagagACTTTTACTTTGAAATCCAAACAGGAAGTTGTGTGTTGTTTATCGAAGGAAGTGCTTGCTAACACTAAACGgaaatatctttttaaaagtGTTCTTTGATACAAATAGgcagtatttttttgtgtgcaggTTTAAGATAAACTAATACTTTAAAGTTTATAGTTTTGCGGGAAAACACGTCAGTTtgtgtacaaaaaataaaatataatacaaataaacagtGCGCGTTAGAATTTCTGGCGCCAAATAAAGAGCTGTGCAGGCAGGAGAGTGTAATGTGTAACTAGCAGATGTCGCACACACACCAAGTTACACTAAAGTCCgccattttctcttttttactccgctaatttaaacaaaacagttGATTAGAAAAGTCgcgctgtttatttattttttttgttatgaaaCGGAAGTGACTGCTGCCTGGGCTCCGAGCGGAGGGCGGCCGGATGCATAAAGTAAGTTATTCTGGTTTAGACAGCTTTATAGctctgtatattattatttatacatgcATTATAAAGCCTTGTGACCAATTTAAGCTACTTGTGTTATGTTTGCGCgtgtatttttaatgttgcaCGTGCTGCGGTTGCCATGGGAACCCTGTTCTTCCAGGTCGAAGATGCCCAGCTACTGCTTACTAACTAGCTAGCAAAGATGAGTTCACATGCAAAGGTGTAACTAGTTTCTCAAAATGCAGTTAGATATGAGCCTAAAATCTGTATAATCTAAATattatagattttaaaaaaatgaatgatgaTAAAGAAGCTTCTAGACCTCGTGACGTCATTTAACTCAAGTTGTCCAGACAGTAATCAGGGGCTATAAATCAACTGCTTGTCAACATTTCTCTACTAACTGTGACAGATTGTATTGACAATACCCTTTGTACTAGGGTGAGtgaaagaaacaacaacaacttggTCTGGCTGTGGAATTTATGTCAGTTaagtttaaaaaacacacaaatacacacaagctTTCcactaattttaatttttgtgtgtgtgtgtgtgtgtgtgtgtgtgtgtgtgtggctcgcAGCTCATGAACGCACCCCTGTCTTtgtttcttcatcagaagtgtaTCTTTGTCCTCATAGCCTGCTTACAGGGGACCAAACGGGTGACATCCTGACGGAGTGAGATCAGCACTTATAGGGACGATGCTTTAACAGAAGTATGCGCACATTGCATTGTCATGCCAGATCACAacgcccttggatagcagtcctctgcattTAATCAAAAGTTTAGCcctcagctcttcaataagcatttcactgtaat
The DNA window shown above is from Clarias gariepinus isolate MV-2021 ecotype Netherlands chromosome 5, CGAR_prim_01v2, whole genome shotgun sequence and carries:
- the rab5b gene encoding ras-related protein Rab-5B; its protein translation is MTTRGNARTNGNLPQTKICQFKLVLLGDMAVGKSSLVLRFVKGQFDEFQETTIGAAFLAQSVCLDDTTVKFEIWDTAGQERYHSLAPMYYRGAQAAIVVFDITKPETFERAKAWVKELQRQASPNIVIALAGNKSDLADKRLVEYEEAHTYAEDTGLLFMETSAKTAMNVNELFLAIAKKMPKTDTQNPTHAARHRGVNLQDQDAQSSRSCCGN